From Aedes albopictus strain Foshan chromosome 1, AalbF5, whole genome shotgun sequence, one genomic window encodes:
- the LOC109412987 gene encoding ubiquitin-like FUBI-ribosomal protein eS30 fusion protein: MQLHIRGLNTHVLDVQPQESISQIKARLAALENVEDAAHLVLSCEGAILATDALVTDLSSAELDLTIPLLGGKVHGSLARAGKVKGQTPKVEKKEKKKKKTGRAKRRIQYNRNFANVVQAFGRRRGPNANST, translated from the exons ATGCAGTTGCATATTCGTGGACTTAACACTCACGTCCTGGACGTCCAGCCCCAGGAATCCATCAGCCAGATCAAG GCCCGCCTGGCCGCGCTCGAGAATGTCGAAGACGCCGCCCACCTGGTCCTGTCGTGCGAGGGTGCCATCCTGGCCACCGATGCCCTGGTGACCGATCTTTCCTCGGCCGAACTGGATCTGACCATCCCACTGCTGGGAGGTAAGGTGCACGGTTCCCTCGCCCGTGCCGGTAAGGTCAAGGGACAAACCCCCAAGGTCGAGAAgaaggaaaagaagaagaagaagaccggcCGTGCCAAGCGTCGCATCCAGTACAACCGCAACTTCGCCAACGTGGTGCAGGCCTTCGGACGCCGCCGCGGACCGAACGCCAACTCGACGTAA